The following DNA comes from Phytohabitans rumicis.
CTTCTTCTTCACCACGCAGTTCCTCCAACAGGTCCTCGGCTACACCCCGCTCCAGGCGGGACTCGCGTTCCTACCCATGACACTGGTCAACTTCGTGGTAGCGCTCGCCGTGCCCCGCCTGACCCGGCGGTTCGGCAACACCACGCTCCTCGCGGCCGGCATCGCCGTCACCGTGCTCGGGATGGCGTGGCTCAGCCGCCTCGACGCCGGCAGCCCGTACCTGACCGCGGTCGCGCTACCCATGGTGCTCATCGGCGTCGGGCAGGGCATGGCGTTCGGGCCGCTGACCGCCGCCGGCATCGCCGGCGTCGCCCCGAACGACGCCGGTGCCGCCTCCGGGCTGGTCAACGTCGCGCACCAGCTCGGCGGCTCGCTCGGCCTCGGCATCCTGGTCGCGGTCGCGTCCACCGCCGGCACCGACCCGGGCGGCGCCGACGCCACCCTCGCCCGGCACGTCGCCACCGCGCTCACCGTAGGCAGCGTCCTACTCGCGCTGGCGCTGGCAGCCGTACTCACACTGATCGCCCGCCGGACACCTGCCCTTGAGCCGTCGCTGCCCCAGCAGCCGCAGCTGACACTCACGACCGCATCCACTCCCGACGCACAAACATGACCGGTGTGAGAGGTACTGCCAGTACCTGGAACAGCAGGATCTCCCACGCCAGTCCTGTTGCGTGTTGCATGGGTGTCGGAGGGATTTTCGGTCCGCGCATGAGGAAGGAGGCGTCCGATGAGTACCTGGACAGCTCGCCTCCCGACGAGACGATGGCAGTCTGCGCCGCCCGGTGACCATGTGGGTGGTACGCGCCGGCGACGAACTGTACGTGCGTCCATGTACGGCCGCGCCGGCGTCTGGTTCCGCGGCACGCAAACCCGCCACGAGGGCCACATCCGAGCCGGCGGCGTCGACAAGGACGTCGACTTCGTCGTCAACCCCGACTCCCGCGCCGCAACGATCAAACTCGTACCCCGCTGACTCTCGCAAAGGAAAACATGTTCACCGTCAACGCCTTCGCCGCCACCTCGGCGAGCGAGCCGCTGCACCCAATCACCATCGAACGGCGTGACGTAGGCCCGCACGACGTGCTCATCGAGATCAAGTTCTGTGGCATCTGCCACTCCGACATCCACACCGCCGGCGACGAATGGGGCATGACGACGTATCCCGTCGTCCCGGGTCACGAGATCGTCGGGATCGTCACCTCAATTGGTTCCGAGGTCACCAAGCACTCCGTCGGCGATCAGGTCGGGGTGGGCTGCATGGTCGACTCCTGCGGCGATTGCGTCAACTGTCGCAAGGGTGAGGAGCAGTTCTGCCTGAACGGCAGCACCCTCACCTTCGGCTCGATCGACAATGACGGCCTCCCCACGCAGGGCGGCTACTCCACCCACATCGTGGTCACCGAGGACTTCGTTCTCAAGATCCCCGACGGTCTCGCGCTCGACGCCGCCGCCCCGCTGCTGTGCGCCGGCATCACCACATACTCGCCACTGCGCCGCTGGGGTGCCAGGCCCGGCACGAAGGTCGCGGTCATCGGCCTCGGCGGGCTCGGGCACCTGGCCGTCAAGTTCGCCCGCGCGATGGGTGCCGAGGTAACCGTGCTGTCGCAGTCGCTCAAGAAGCAAGACGACGGCCTGCGGCTGGGAGCCCATCACTACCACGCCACCAGTGACCCGCAAACGTTCGAGGAACTCGCCGGCACCTTCGACCTGATCGTGAACACGGTCAGCGCGAAGGTTGACCTGGACGCGTACCTGGGCCTACTGGCCCTGGACGGCGCCCTGGTCAACGTCGGCGCCCCCGCCGAGCCGCTGTCGCTGAACGTGTTCTCCCTGATCATGGTCCGCCGCTCCTATGCCGGTTCGCTGATCGGCGGCATCCGCGAGACCCAGGAAATGCTCGACTTCTGCGCCGAACACGGCATCAGTGCCGACATCGAAGCCATCCCTGCCGAAAAGATCAACGAGGCGTACGAACGGGTGCTGGCCTCCGACGTGCGGTACCGGTTCGTCATCGACACCACGACGCTGAACTGACGCACGCTCACCATCTCCGGGCGAGCCGGGGGCGCGTTGCCGCGCCCCCGGCTCGCATGCGCGCACCCGGGATGAAGAGGTTGACGAGAAGTCCTATCCACGCGAAGCGACCCACAGGTCCACCCGCAGTAGGAGCCACTGCTGTGAGAGGTACTGACAGGAACCCCAACGACATCAGAAGGTCGTCGCGACCGTTTGTAACGCGATCCACTCGCCGGTACGACGCTCGTAGGTGGTGGTCAGCTGCAAGTTCCAGGTGGCGCGGCTGCCCCAGATGGTGGCGTCGACGACATTCCTGCCGACCACGACGGC
Coding sequences within:
- a CDS encoding NAD(P)-dependent alcohol dehydrogenase, whose amino-acid sequence is MFTVNAFAATSASEPLHPITIERRDVGPHDVLIEIKFCGICHSDIHTAGDEWGMTTYPVVPGHEIVGIVTSIGSEVTKHSVGDQVGVGCMVDSCGDCVNCRKGEEQFCLNGSTLTFGSIDNDGLPTQGGYSTHIVVTEDFVLKIPDGLALDAAAPLLCAGITTYSPLRRWGARPGTKVAVIGLGGLGHLAVKFARAMGAEVTVLSQSLKKQDDGLRLGAHHYHATSDPQTFEELAGTFDLIVNTVSAKVDLDAYLGLLALDGALVNVGAPAEPLSLNVFSLIMVRRSYAGSLIGGIRETQEMLDFCAEHGISADIEAIPAEKINEAYERVLASDVRYRFVIDTTTLN